In Propionicimonas paludicola, a single window of DNA contains:
- a CDS encoding FGGY family carbohydrate kinase, translating to MTVLAIDQGTSGTKAIVVDPSDGVVGIAEVPVHPVYLGDGGVEQDPQELLESVLAAGHQALSAAGRSVDVISLANQGETVLAWDPATGRPLSQAVVWQDGRAAGICAELESQRELIEGRTGLALEAYFSAPKLAWLRRNVTNEGVVTTTDAWLLRQLTGEFVTDVTTASRSLVLDLDRRTWDPELLELFALGNEPLPRIVACDEVIGESSAFGAPIPVGGQVVDQQAALFAQGCLEAGQAKCTFGTGAFLLVNTGETGPRSGNGLTTSVAWTLRDQTAYCLDGQVFTVASAVRWLTDVGLISAPTDLDPLSADGAGDVLCIPALAGLAAPWWRGDARATFTGVGLATTRGNLVASVLQGIAAQIAELVAVVEQDTGEPLQLLRVDGGLTRSKALMQATADLCQVPIEVYSSPHATALGAAAMGRLAIDRSLSVGDAVGTAGISGRYQPQWGADRAADFLNRWHDVAGRNLEEKQ from the coding sequence GTGACCGTTCTGGCCATCGACCAGGGCACGTCCGGCACCAAGGCGATCGTCGTCGACCCCAGCGATGGGGTCGTCGGCATCGCCGAGGTGCCGGTGCACCCGGTCTATCTGGGCGACGGTGGCGTCGAGCAGGACCCGCAGGAACTGCTGGAGTCGGTGCTGGCTGCCGGCCACCAGGCGCTCTCTGCGGCCGGACGCTCAGTCGATGTGATCAGCCTGGCCAACCAGGGCGAGACCGTCCTGGCCTGGGATCCGGCCACCGGGCGTCCGCTCAGCCAGGCCGTGGTCTGGCAGGACGGACGGGCGGCCGGCATCTGCGCCGAGTTGGAGTCCCAGCGGGAGCTGATCGAGGGCCGCACCGGGCTGGCGCTGGAGGCCTACTTCTCGGCGCCGAAGCTGGCCTGGCTGCGCCGCAACGTGACCAATGAAGGGGTGGTCACCACCACCGACGCCTGGTTGCTCCGCCAACTCACCGGCGAGTTCGTCACCGACGTGACCACCGCCTCCCGGTCACTGGTCCTGGATCTGGATCGGCGAACCTGGGATCCGGAGTTGCTCGAACTGTTCGCCCTGGGCAATGAGCCGCTGCCCCGCATCGTCGCCTGCGACGAGGTGATCGGCGAGAGCTCCGCCTTCGGAGCGCCGATCCCGGTCGGCGGTCAGGTGGTCGACCAGCAGGCCGCCCTGTTCGCCCAGGGTTGTCTGGAAGCCGGGCAGGCCAAGTGCACCTTCGGCACCGGCGCGTTCCTCCTGGTGAACACCGGCGAGACCGGTCCGCGCTCGGGCAACGGGCTGACCACCTCGGTGGCCTGGACGTTGCGCGACCAGACTGCCTACTGCCTGGACGGCCAGGTGTTCACGGTGGCCTCGGCGGTCCGCTGGCTCACCGACGTCGGACTGATCTCCGCCCCGACCGACCTCGACCCGCTCTCGGCCGACGGCGCCGGGGACGTGCTCTGCATCCCGGCACTGGCCGGGCTGGCCGCCCCTTGGTGGCGCGGAGATGCCCGGGCCACCTTCACCGGAGTCGGGCTGGCCACCACCAGAGGCAACCTGGTGGCGTCGGTGTTGCAGGGCATCGCTGCCCAGATCGCCGAGTTGGTGGCGGTCGTCGAACAGGACACCGGGGAGCCGTTGCAGCTGCTCCGGGTGGACGGCGGCTTGACCCGCAGCAAGGCCCTGATGCAGGCCACCGCCGACCTGTGCCAGGTGCCGATCGAGGTCTACTCGTCCCCGCACGCCACCGCGCTCGGGGCTGCCGCCATGGGTCGGCTGGCCATCGATCGCTCATTGAGTGTCGGCGATGCCGTGGGCACCGCCGGAATCAGCGGCCGCTATCAGCCGCAGTGGGGAGCCGACCGTGCGGCCGACTTCCTGAACCGCTGGCACGACGTGGCCGGCCGGAATCTGGAGGAAAAGCAGTGA
- a CDS encoding amino acid permease, giving the protein MSDPVTQPKPAVADEADAHVANAGYKQQFKRTLGRFESFAVAFSFISITTGLFSTFGVVLNSSGPAGIWTWPIATVGTILVALVYGMLASRIPLSGFSYQWASRLANPVVGWWFGWVSFAFLTSVTISVDYAFSQVALFPLLGWEYDPLKGAIATAIVMVLQALLIIWSTPILTKINNAAVGAELIAMIGLTVMIAIAVIAAGNGDIGNWTATGVAPTEGYFGWLGPFMMAFLLGAYTLVGWESAANLSEETKNPKKVIPAAMVRSVLVSGVVGTLFLMAISAGIGGDLEKISASTSPVADIIGRTVGHTLEVVMLVVVCVAIFACGLVIMTSNSRLIYAMARDGRIPFAETFTKVPRSTGGPIWATVLAAAASILVTLGFYANADALAGFLGAGTLMPALLYAATVILYIATRRKFTHSPDDFQLGKWEWPVVIGACIWLTVELAILIIPEAFRVAQYYAIGTILLGGVVFAILWFTRRDSLTSEVGTDVSQL; this is encoded by the coding sequence ATGTCCGATCCTGTCACACAACCGAAACCTGCCGTCGCAGACGAGGCTGACGCCCACGTCGCCAACGCCGGGTACAAGCAGCAGTTCAAGCGCACCTTGGGGCGTTTCGAGTCGTTTGCTGTTGCCTTCTCGTTCATCTCGATCACCACCGGTCTCTTCTCGACCTTCGGTGTGGTGCTCAACTCGTCCGGCCCGGCCGGCATCTGGACCTGGCCGATCGCCACGGTCGGGACGATCCTGGTCGCGCTGGTCTACGGCATGCTGGCCAGCCGGATCCCGCTGTCCGGCTTCTCCTACCAGTGGGCCAGCCGGCTGGCCAACCCGGTGGTCGGCTGGTGGTTCGGCTGGGTCTCGTTCGCCTTCCTGACCTCGGTGACCATCTCGGTCGACTACGCCTTCTCGCAGGTGGCCCTGTTCCCGTTGCTCGGCTGGGAGTACGACCCGCTGAAGGGCGCGATCGCCACGGCCATCGTGATGGTGCTGCAGGCACTGCTGATCATCTGGTCGACCCCGATCCTGACCAAGATCAACAACGCGGCCGTCGGGGCCGAGCTGATCGCCATGATCGGCCTGACCGTCATGATCGCGATCGCCGTGATCGCGGCCGGCAACGGTGACATCGGCAACTGGACCGCTACCGGGGTGGCGCCCACCGAGGGCTACTTCGGCTGGCTCGGCCCGTTCATGATGGCCTTCCTGCTCGGTGCCTACACCCTGGTCGGCTGGGAGTCGGCGGCCAACCTGAGCGAGGAGACCAAGAACCCGAAGAAGGTCATCCCGGCCGCCATGGTTCGCTCGGTCCTGGTCTCCGGCGTGGTCGGCACCCTGTTCCTGATGGCGATCTCGGCCGGCATCGGCGGCGATCTGGAGAAGATCTCGGCCAGCACGTCCCCGGTGGCCGACATCATCGGACGCACCGTCGGGCACACCCTCGAGGTGGTCATGCTGGTGGTGGTCTGTGTGGCCATCTTCGCTTGTGGCCTGGTGATCATGACCTCCAACAGCCGGTTGATCTACGCCATGGCCCGGGACGGCCGGATTCCGTTCGCGGAGACCTTCACCAAGGTGCCCCGGTCCACCGGCGGCCCGATCTGGGCGACCGTGCTGGCTGCGGCGGCTTCGATCCTGGTCACCCTGGGCTTCTACGCCAACGCGGACGCCCTGGCCGGCTTCCTCGGCGCGGGCACCCTGATGCCGGCGCTGCTGTACGCGGCCACGGTGATCCTCTACATCGCCACCCGGCGCAAGTTCACCCACAGCCCCGACGACTTCCAGCTGGGCAAGTGGGAGTGGCCGGTGGTGATCGGCGCCTGCATCTGGCTGACCGTCGAGCTGGCGATTCTGATCATCCCCGAAGCCTTCCGGGTTGCTCAGTACTACGCCATCGGCACGATCCTGCTCGGGGGCGTGGTCTTCGCCATCTTGTGGTTCACCCGCCGGGACAGCCTGACCAGTGAAGTCGGGACGGATGTGAGCCAACTGTGA
- a CDS encoding DeoR/GlpR family DNA-binding transcription regulator, protein MLATERHARILRLVASRKVASTEELATHLQVSAETIRRDIRVLDELGQLRRVRGGAASVSAPIGEPRVEERQLLRREEKATIGRLAAGLLEDGQTVILDLGTTAMEVARAMAPRFRGVVATNSLLVAGELAAYRDIEVLVCGGRVRAGDLALSNATSVDFFHGLNADIALVSSGGVDAEHGLTDFYLDEIATRRAMLRNAKRAFVLADSAKFGVVAPHFVAELGTELGLITDRTPSAELERAIVEKGGVVVSPSPVSAGV, encoded by the coding sequence ATGCTCGCGACTGAGCGGCATGCCCGAATCCTCCGTCTGGTCGCCAGTCGGAAGGTGGCCAGCACCGAGGAGCTGGCGACACATTTACAGGTGTCGGCCGAGACGATCCGGCGCGACATTCGGGTGTTGGACGAGCTCGGCCAGCTGCGCCGGGTTCGTGGCGGTGCAGCCTCGGTGTCGGCGCCGATCGGCGAGCCTCGAGTGGAGGAGCGGCAACTCCTTCGACGCGAGGAGAAGGCCACCATCGGACGGCTGGCCGCCGGCCTGCTCGAGGACGGCCAGACCGTGATCCTCGATCTGGGCACCACCGCCATGGAGGTGGCCCGGGCCATGGCTCCCCGGTTCCGTGGCGTGGTGGCCACCAACTCGCTGCTGGTGGCCGGCGAGCTGGCCGCCTATCGCGACATCGAGGTCCTGGTCTGTGGTGGACGAGTGCGGGCCGGCGACTTGGCATTGTCGAACGCCACCTCGGTGGACTTCTTCCACGGCCTCAACGCCGACATCGCCCTGGTCAGCTCCGGCGGCGTGGACGCCGAGCACGGGCTGACCGACTTCTACCTCGACGAGATCGCCACTCGCCGAGCCATGCTGCGCAACGCCAAGCGTGCCTTCGTGCTGGCCGACTCGGCCAAGTTCGGCGTCGTGGCGCCCCATTTCGTTGCCGAGCTCGGAACCGAGCTGGGCCTGATCACCGACCGCACCCCGAGCGCTGAACTGGAACGCGCGATCGTCGAGAAGGGGGGTGTCGTCGTCAGCCCCTCGCCGGTGAGCGCCGGCGTGTGA
- a CDS encoding sigma-70 family RNA polymerase sigma factor: MSDPKRRAAITAEVVELNLGVCDAVANRFVNRGVERDDLIQVARLALVRAVSRFRLDAERPFLSFAVPTITGELKRYFRDHGWMVRPPRSIQEGRARLAEAGRQLEQELGRPPTISELAGATRQNRQDVAETLSAGGGYRPLSLEAPLDGRGTVATIADLLPVDDQELESLPERLALRDALATLRPIDRMVVQWRFADECSQSEIAKRLGVSQMQVSRMLRRLLTQLRESVGS; the protein is encoded by the coding sequence GTGAGTGATCCGAAGCGAAGAGCAGCGATCACCGCTGAAGTGGTCGAGTTGAATCTGGGCGTCTGTGATGCCGTAGCCAATCGCTTCGTCAATCGCGGCGTCGAAAGGGACGACCTGATCCAGGTCGCCCGACTAGCCCTGGTCAGGGCGGTGTCGAGGTTCCGTCTGGATGCCGAGCGGCCCTTCCTGTCCTTCGCCGTACCGACGATCACCGGAGAGCTCAAGCGCTACTTCCGTGATCACGGCTGGATGGTCCGGCCGCCGCGATCGATCCAGGAGGGACGGGCTCGCCTGGCCGAGGCCGGACGCCAACTCGAGCAGGAGCTGGGACGTCCACCCACGATCTCCGAACTGGCCGGGGCCACCCGCCAGAACCGTCAGGACGTCGCCGAGACCCTCTCGGCAGGCGGCGGCTACCGTCCGCTGTCGCTGGAGGCGCCGCTCGACGGTCGCGGGACGGTGGCCACCATCGCCGACCTGCTCCCGGTCGACGACCAGGAGCTGGAGTCACTGCCCGAGCGGCTGGCGCTGCGTGATGCGCTGGCCACCCTGCGTCCGATCGATCGGATGGTCGTGCAGTGGCGGTTCGCCGACGAGTGCAGCCAAAGTGAGATCGCCAAGCGGTTGGGCGTCTCTCAGATGCAGGTGTCCCGGATGCTGCGCCGGCTCCTCACCCAGTTGCGGGAGTCCGTGGGGAGTTAG
- a CDS encoding YHS domain-containing protein yields MPMECPVCGRTIDPQTAAASATYDAQTYYFNSEVCHDRFVADPGSYAGNTGS; encoded by the coding sequence ATGCCGATGGAATGCCCGGTCTGCGGACGGACGATCGACCCTCAGACTGCTGCGGCCAGTGCGACCTACGACGCCCAGACCTACTACTTCAACTCCGAGGTGTGCCACGACCGGTTCGTGGCAGATCCGGGCAGCTACGCCGGGAACACCGGGTCGTGA
- a CDS encoding ANTAR domain-containing protein, with translation MELPHREQDQASAGLRVAGRFDSADDAWPGLDWNGAPVEVTEVFGLLRTVADSVSDGVLILDPDDRVIGFNQAFAELTGYSEDEGPFEPPFPWWPTESEDAAAHQLLATALRETGSGANLDRDLVIFRRDRRPLVVQSRGTGLLAQDGTVVARLRVVRDLTKDRAAKAHRRDAAQAAVDFVTADDLETLLETAERSLARLFDGDATIWVRSGREQVVFTSGIFGRTRELAAGVTAALNGTTSPDTISRRPGILLLPALSGEWQAKAWVQFPRPRRIGPDELIVADLLAQALTNAVQRLADAERAAGREAQLKEAVASHRAVGQAVGILVERHKLLPEEALARLRKASQDKNLRMRDLAERILQTGEEPDEV, from the coding sequence ATGGAGCTGCCCCACCGTGAACAAGACCAGGCAAGTGCTGGTCTGCGGGTGGCCGGCCGGTTCGACAGTGCCGACGACGCCTGGCCAGGTCTGGACTGGAATGGTGCTCCGGTCGAGGTCACCGAGGTCTTCGGTCTGCTCCGCACTGTCGCCGACTCCGTCTCTGACGGCGTGCTGATCCTCGACCCGGACGACCGGGTGATCGGTTTCAATCAGGCCTTCGCCGAGTTGACCGGCTACTCCGAGGACGAGGGCCCGTTCGAACCGCCCTTCCCGTGGTGGCCCACCGAGTCGGAGGACGCGGCCGCACATCAGCTACTCGCCACCGCCCTGCGCGAGACCGGGTCGGGAGCCAACCTGGATCGCGATCTGGTGATCTTCCGCCGCGATCGCCGTCCCTTGGTGGTGCAGTCTCGGGGCACGGGTCTGCTGGCCCAGGACGGGACGGTGGTGGCCCGGCTGCGGGTCGTCCGCGACCTGACCAAGGACCGAGCGGCAAAGGCCCACCGGCGCGATGCTGCGCAGGCGGCGGTCGACTTCGTCACTGCCGACGACCTGGAGACCCTGCTGGAGACGGCCGAGCGAAGCCTGGCCCGGCTCTTCGACGGAGATGCCACGATCTGGGTCCGCTCAGGACGCGAACAGGTGGTGTTCACCTCGGGGATCTTCGGTCGCACGCGCGAACTGGCCGCCGGAGTGACGGCGGCGCTGAACGGCACCACCAGCCCGGACACCATCAGCCGGCGTCCGGGCATTCTGCTCCTGCCGGCGCTGTCGGGGGAGTGGCAGGCGAAGGCTTGGGTCCAGTTCCCCCGTCCGCGTCGGATCGGACCGGACGAGTTGATCGTCGCCGACTTGCTCGCCCAAGCCCTGACCAACGCCGTCCAGCGGCTCGCCGACGCCGAGCGGGCGGCGGGCCGGGAGGCGCAACTCAAGGAGGCGGTGGCCAGCCATCGCGCGGTCGGCCAGGCCGTCGGCATTCTCGTCGAGCGACACAAGCTCCTGCCGGAGGAGGCCTTGGCTCGGCTGCGAAAGGCGAGTCAGGACAAGAACCTTCGGATGCGCGACCTCGCCGAACGGATCCTTCAGACCGGCGAAGAGCCCGACGAGGTCTGA
- a CDS encoding CsbD family protein, with product MGIEDKARHAVEDTKGKVKEGWGKLTDNERLETEGKIDQAKASAGKAGEAIRDGVRDAADEVTETARNLTDGRKD from the coding sequence ATGGGTATCGAAGACAAGGCCCGTCACGCGGTCGAAGACACCAAGGGCAAGGTGAAGGAAGGCTGGGGCAAGCTCACCGACAACGAGCGGCTCGAGACCGAGGGCAAGATCGATCAGGCCAAGGCGTCCGCCGGCAAGGCTGGCGAGGCGATCAGGGACGGCGTCCGCGACGCAGCCGATGAGGTCACCGAGACCGCCCGCAACCTCACCGACGGACGCAAGGACTGA
- a CDS encoding SDR family oxidoreductase: MTTDDTWQGFPAQEQHPPGLTGEMTPEPDHGEQSYVGHGRLNGLLAMITGGDSGIGRAVAIAYAREGADVVIVHLPEEQPDAEATLSWIERAGRRGFSVVADLTSAQACRNAISAAVERLGGLDVLVNNAGFHYTRNDRGTIDGLEPELVDRVIQTNLTATLWLTQAALPHLGPGASIINTSSIQAYDPSGNMVDYAGTKAAINSITANLAQQLGPRGIRVNAVAPGPIWTPLQPATRSAEEVSRFGSNSPLGRAGQPAEVAPAYVYLASPLEASYVSGSIIGVTGGLPTF, from the coding sequence ATGACCACAGATGACACCTGGCAAGGCTTCCCGGCCCAGGAACAACACCCGCCCGGGCTCACCGGCGAGATGACCCCGGAGCCCGATCACGGCGAGCAGAGCTACGTCGGCCACGGCCGGCTGAACGGCTTGCTGGCCATGATCACCGGCGGCGACTCCGGGATCGGACGAGCGGTAGCCATCGCCTACGCCCGTGAAGGTGCCGACGTGGTGATCGTCCACCTCCCCGAGGAGCAGCCGGACGCCGAGGCCACCCTCAGCTGGATCGAGCGGGCCGGACGCCGCGGCTTCTCTGTGGTTGCCGATCTCACCTCCGCCCAGGCCTGCCGCAACGCGATCAGCGCTGCGGTCGAGCGCCTCGGCGGCCTGGACGTCCTGGTCAACAACGCCGGCTTCCACTACACCCGCAACGATCGCGGAACGATCGACGGACTCGAGCCCGAGCTGGTCGACCGGGTGATCCAGACGAACCTGACCGCCACCTTGTGGCTGACCCAGGCCGCTCTCCCGCACTTGGGGCCCGGGGCGTCGATCATCAACACCAGCTCGATCCAGGCCTACGACCCGTCCGGCAACATGGTCGACTACGCCGGCACCAAGGCCGCGATCAACTCGATCACGGCGAACCTGGCCCAGCAACTCGGCCCGCGCGGGATCCGGGTGAACGCGGTCGCCCCCGGACCGATCTGGACGCCGCTGCAGCCAGCCACCCGCAGCGCCGAAGAGGTGAGCAGGTTCGGCTCCAACTCACCGCTGGGCCGGGCCGGACAGCCTGCCGAAGTGGCACCGGCCTACGTGTACCTGGCCTCACCGCTGGAGGCGTCCTACGTCTCGGGCAGCATCATCGGCGTCACCGGCGGCCTGCCGACCTTCTGA
- a CDS encoding ferritin-like domain-containing protein: protein METKGLDDLFLETLKDVYYAEQEILGSLQELESAAESERLREAFRHHHSETEGQIVRLEQVFGLLGVEPDIKKCDGIEGILKEGRGALREFGGTPAGDAALIASAQAVEHYEITRYGTLRRWAGLLGLDKAAELLGETLEEEALTDDLLTDIADAMANVKATLTE from the coding sequence ATGGAAACCAAAGGACTGGACGATCTCTTCCTGGAGACGCTCAAGGACGTGTACTACGCCGAGCAGGAGATCCTCGGATCGCTGCAGGAGTTGGAGTCGGCCGCAGAGTCCGAGCGCCTGCGCGAAGCCTTCCGCCATCACCACAGCGAGACCGAGGGCCAGATCGTCCGCCTGGAGCAGGTGTTCGGACTGCTCGGCGTCGAGCCGGACATCAAGAAGTGCGACGGCATCGAGGGCATCCTGAAGGAGGGACGCGGCGCGCTGCGCGAGTTTGGTGGCACCCCGGCCGGAGATGCGGCGCTGATCGCCTCGGCCCAGGCCGTCGAGCACTACGAGATCACCCGCTACGGGACGCTGCGGCGCTGGGCCGGCCTGCTCGGCCTGGACAAGGCCGCCGAGCTGTTGGGCGAGACGCTGGAGGAGGAGGCGTTGACCGACGACCTGCTCACCGACATCGCCGACGCCATGGCCAATGTGAAGGCAACCCTGACCGAGTGA